In Crassostrea angulata isolate pt1a10 chromosome 6, ASM2561291v2, whole genome shotgun sequence, a genomic segment contains:
- the LOC128189385 gene encoding fatty acid-binding protein homolog 6-like, with the protein MALEEIKEKFVGVWKLDRSENFQEFLQEVGVGLPLRKMASLAKPEMTISIENDNKIKIVMKTGFFTQEDCFHLNEEFLKEMQGTLMKAIASYEDGMIKMTNTPVDPKSKVKQQVIHRERVGDEIILTLHTGNVVCKRYMKKIG; encoded by the exons ATGGCGTTagaagaaattaaagaaaaatttgtgGGCGTATGGAAGCTGGACAGAAGTGAAAACTTTCAAGAATTTCTACAAGAAGTGG GTGTGGGATTACCCCTCAGGAAGATGGCTTCTCTGGCCAAACCGGAAATGACAATAAGCATTGAGaatgacaataaaatcaaaatcgtTATGAAAACTGGCTTTTTCACCCAAGAGGACTGTTTTCATCTGAACGAGGAGTTCCTCAAAGAAATGCAAGGAACTCTAATGAAG GCAATCGCATCATACGAGGACGGCATGATAAAAATGACCAACACTCCAGTTGATCCTAAATCCAAGGTCAAGCAGCAAGTCATTCACAGGGAAAGAGTAGGTGATGAAATCATATTG ACTTTGCACACCGGAAATGTAGTATGCAAGAGGTACATGAAGAAGATAGGATAA
- the LOC128189383 gene encoding sodium/calcium exchanger regulatory protein 1-like isoform X1 encodes MTRTANLNNIKLTRFGVLQIMDEIKNKFVGKWKLDRSERFEDFLRECGVNFFVRKMAGMASPVSEISVKEGDKVHISMVTSFMTQEDCFKLGEEFEKDMRGNKMVGKPSVVDGKIIIEYTPTDPSIKPQKVTREVINGELVQTMEIGDVTCKRFMKRMDSEV; translated from the exons ATGACACGAACTGCCAACCTTAATAACATCAAACTAACAAGATTTGGTGTTTTGCAAATAATGgatgaaatcaaaaataaatttgtagGCAAATGGAAACTTGATAGAAGTGAACGATTTGAAGATTTCCTAAGGGAATGCG GTGTTAATTTCTTTGTCCGTAAGATGGCGGGCATGGCCTCACCCGTGTCGGAAATCTCCGTCAAGGAGGGCGATAAAGTACATATTTCCATGGTAACCTCTTTTATGACACAGGAGGATTGCTTTAAGCTTGGCGAGGAGTTTGAGAAGGACATGCGTGGGAATAAGATGGTG GGTAAGCCATCCGTAGTAGATGGAAAGATTATTATTGAGTACACTCCCACAGACCCAAGCATAAAGCCACAGAAAGTGACGAGGGAGGTCATCAATGGAGAATTAGTGCAG ACTATGGAAATCGGAGATGTAACTTGTAAGCGGTTTATGAAACGAATGGATTCAGAAGTTTGA
- the LOC128189383 gene encoding sodium/calcium exchanger regulatory protein 1-like isoform X2 has product MTRTANLNNIKLTRFGVLQIMDEIKNKFVGKWKLDRSERFEDFLRECGVNFFVRKMAGMASPVSEISVKEGDKVHISMVTSFMTQEDCFKLGEEFEKDMRGNKMGKPSVVDGKIIIEYTPTDPSIKPQKVTREVINGELVQTMEIGDVTCKRFMKRMDSEV; this is encoded by the exons ATGACACGAACTGCCAACCTTAATAACATCAAACTAACAAGATTTGGTGTTTTGCAAATAATGgatgaaatcaaaaataaatttgtagGCAAATGGAAACTTGATAGAAGTGAACGATTTGAAGATTTCCTAAGGGAATGCG GTGTTAATTTCTTTGTCCGTAAGATGGCGGGCATGGCCTCACCCGTGTCGGAAATCTCCGTCAAGGAGGGCGATAAAGTACATATTTCCATGGTAACCTCTTTTATGACACAGGAGGATTGCTTTAAGCTTGGCGAGGAGTTTGAGAAGGACATGCGTGGGAATAAGATG GGTAAGCCATCCGTAGTAGATGGAAAGATTATTATTGAGTACACTCCCACAGACCCAAGCATAAAGCCACAGAAAGTGACGAGGGAGGTCATCAATGGAGAATTAGTGCAG ACTATGGAAATCGGAGATGTAACTTGTAAGCGGTTTATGAAACGAATGGATTCAGAAGTTTGA